One Gloeobacter morelensis MG652769 DNA window includes the following coding sequences:
- a CDS encoding PIN domain-containing protein, producing MLLVVDANIIVGTLLREAGRTLVSERRLDLFICERAVDEALHELRKRGNAMVCQGRILPVQRDTLLELALSTLCRNIRIAPELVYLPVERQARQRIPRDPDDWPTVALALVLESGIWTEDNDFLGCGLPTWTTQTLQMHFTGGWAPT from the coding sequence ATGCTGCTGGTTGTTGACGCCAATATCATCGTCGGAACGCTTTTGCGGGAGGCGGGCCGTACTCTGGTCTCTGAGCGGAGGTTGGATCTGTTTATCTGCGAACGGGCTGTGGACGAAGCGTTGCACGAATTGCGCAAACGGGGCAATGCCATGGTTTGCCAGGGCCGTATTCTACCGGTACAGCGCGACACCCTGCTTGAATTGGCGCTCAGCACTCTTTGCCGGAATATCCGTATTGCGCCGGAGCTGGTGTATTTACCGGTTGAGCGCCAAGCCCGCCAGCGTATTCCTCGTGACCCGGACGATTGGCCTACCGTTGCCCTGGCACTGGTTCTCGAAAGTGGCATCTGGACTGAAGACAACGACTTTTTGGGATGCGGCCTTCCTACCTGGACTACCCAGACGCTGCAGATGCACTTTACCGGGGGCTGGGCGCCCACGTAA
- the rseP gene encoding RIP metalloprotease RseP — protein MFVLLSILVLGLLIVVHELGHFLAARWQHIRVSRFSIGFGPVIARYQGPEVEYALRALPLGGYVGFPDDDPDSGISKDDPNLLKNRPILDRTIVLLAGVTANFVFGYLVLLALVVLGGVPETQVRPGALIQQVTAGQAAERAGLEAGDVVLEAAGRPIGSGDGALAQLSRVFEANPDKPVDLVIRRGEQRRPVALTPSTQGKVGVSLSANGTVTRRAPRDVAEVFTSSATAYGRIAVTTLNGFGQLFTGRAGLDQLTGPVGIVAVTAQAAQSDWLNLFYVAALISFNLAVLNLLPLPALDGGQLVFVIAEALRGKPVPEPVQNYVNQAGMLVLLGLGVLLIFRDTFNLLQ, from the coding sequence ATGTTTGTGCTGCTGTCGATCCTGGTGCTGGGACTGCTCATCGTCGTACACGAGCTGGGCCATTTTCTGGCGGCCCGCTGGCAACATATCCGGGTAAGCCGCTTCTCGATCGGCTTTGGACCGGTGATCGCCCGCTACCAGGGGCCGGAGGTGGAGTATGCCCTGCGCGCCTTGCCCCTGGGCGGCTATGTCGGCTTTCCTGACGACGACCCGGATAGCGGCATCTCCAAAGACGATCCGAATTTGCTCAAGAACCGGCCGATTCTCGATAGAACGATCGTCCTGCTTGCCGGGGTGACGGCGAACTTTGTGTTTGGCTATCTGGTGCTGTTGGCGCTGGTGGTGCTGGGGGGCGTTCCTGAGACCCAGGTGCGGCCCGGCGCCCTCATCCAGCAGGTGACGGCCGGTCAGGCGGCCGAGCGCGCGGGCCTCGAAGCGGGCGATGTCGTCCTCGAAGCGGCAGGGCGGCCCATCGGCAGTGGCGACGGGGCGCTTGCCCAACTGAGCCGGGTGTTTGAGGCCAATCCCGACAAGCCCGTCGACCTGGTGATCCGGCGCGGCGAGCAGCGGCGGCCCGTGGCCCTCACCCCGAGTACCCAGGGGAAAGTCGGCGTTTCGCTCTCTGCCAACGGCACCGTGACGCGCCGGGCACCCCGGGATGTCGCCGAAGTTTTCACCAGCAGCGCCACCGCCTACGGCCGCATCGCCGTCACGACGTTGAACGGCTTCGGGCAGTTGTTTACCGGCCGGGCGGGGCTTGACCAACTCACCGGACCGGTGGGGATCGTGGCCGTCACCGCCCAGGCCGCCCAGAGCGACTGGCTCAACTTGTTCTACGTGGCGGCGTTGATTTCCTTTAATCTCGCGGTGCTGAACCTGCTGCCCCTACCGGCCCTCGACGGCGGACAACTCGTGTTCGTGATTGCCGAGGCGCTGCGGGGCAAACCCGTCCCCGAGCCGGTGCAAAACTACGTCAACCAGGCGGGCATGCTGGTGCTGCTGGGATTGGGCGTGCTGTTGATCTTTCGGGACACCTTCAATTTGCTGCAGTGA
- a CDS encoding NAD(P)-dependent alcohol dehydrogenase, translating into MIEIHALAALEAGRPLEAFTYTLGGLASQDCLIRVCACGVCHSDLHMIDNDWGRSRYPLVPGHEVVGEVVEVGSEVRHLKPGDRVGVGWQRSACLQCLECLRGNENLCAHSQATIVTGYGGFGDYLAIDARFAFKIPAGIPTHVAGPLLCGGITVYSGLRAAGMSSGQEIGVIGVGGLGHLAVQFAGRLGNRVTVFTTSEDKARQAAALGAHRAVIVPPGESPPPPVERLDIIISTIPYALDAVGYLAHLAADGTLVFVGVPPEPLALPVRELVRGRRRLMGSGIGSRSRIVEMLSVAERFGVMPIVETFAMAEANEALERVRRNRVRYRAVLLAE; encoded by the coding sequence TTGATTGAGATTCACGCGCTCGCCGCCCTGGAGGCGGGTAGACCCCTCGAAGCGTTTACCTATACCCTGGGCGGCCTGGCCAGCCAGGATTGCCTGATTCGGGTGTGCGCCTGCGGCGTCTGCCACTCGGACCTGCACATGATCGACAACGACTGGGGCCGCTCGCGCTATCCACTGGTGCCCGGGCACGAGGTGGTGGGGGAGGTGGTAGAGGTCGGCTCCGAGGTGCGCCACCTCAAGCCCGGCGATCGGGTGGGGGTGGGCTGGCAGCGCTCGGCCTGTCTGCAGTGCCTCGAGTGCCTGCGCGGCAACGAAAATCTGTGCGCCCACAGCCAGGCTACGATCGTCACCGGCTACGGCGGCTTCGGCGATTATCTGGCGATCGACGCGCGCTTTGCCTTCAAGATTCCGGCGGGGATTCCCACCCACGTCGCCGGACCGCTTCTGTGCGGCGGGATCACAGTCTATTCGGGGTTGCGGGCGGCAGGGATGAGTTCGGGCCAGGAGATTGGCGTTATCGGGGTGGGCGGACTCGGCCACCTGGCGGTCCAGTTCGCCGGCCGCCTCGGCAACCGGGTGACGGTCTTCACCACCTCCGAGGACAAAGCCCGGCAGGCGGCGGCCCTCGGAGCGCACCGGGCGGTGATCGTGCCGCCGGGCGAGTCGCCCCCGCCGCCTGTCGAACGTCTCGACATCATCATCAGCACGATCCCCTACGCCCTCGATGCGGTGGGCTATCTGGCTCACCTCGCCGCCGACGGCACCCTGGTGTTCGTCGGCGTACCGCCCGAACCGCTGGCGTTGCCGGTGCGCGAACTCGTCCGGGGCCGACGGCGCCTGATGGGATCGGGCATCGGCAGCCGCTCGCGCATCGTCGAAATGCTCTCGGTAGCCGAGCGCTTTGGAGTGATGCCGATAGTTGAAACCTTCGCGATGGCCGAGGCGAACGAGGCGCTTGAGCGGGTGCGCCGCAATCGGGTCCGCTATCGCGCGGTGCTGCTGGCTGAATGA
- the comJ gene encoding competence protein ComJ — MLLGRFTVFPGEERTLAVQIQSEEFRFNEWNDKHIEQGFSWRPGSVSFETLSDIGLLAVEVRVEPTFEIAPSAMRAIQVPFAVPEGESIFVGALIDEEDHRFAVPPGEYALVYQTGLVEAQPPPGPPELDDADTWCRLSFVRQDNTQAEILRIEAGYMPVLPLLMQARAVGVE; from the coding sequence ATGCTGCTGGGAAGATTCACCGTATTTCCTGGAGAAGAGCGAACGCTGGCCGTTCAAATCCAGAGTGAAGAGTTCCGCTTCAACGAATGGAACGACAAACACATCGAGCAAGGGTTCTCCTGGCGGCCGGGCAGTGTGTCGTTTGAAACCCTGAGCGACATCGGCCTGCTTGCCGTCGAGGTGCGCGTCGAGCCGACCTTTGAGATTGCGCCATCGGCGATGCGGGCTATCCAGGTACCTTTTGCGGTACCCGAGGGTGAGAGCATTTTCGTAGGGGCGCTCATTGACGAAGAAGACCATCGCTTCGCCGTCCCACCCGGAGAATACGCACTCGTTTACCAGACGGGGCTGGTGGAAGCGCAGCCGCCACCCGGCCCGCCGGAGTTGGACGACGCCGACACGTGGTGCCGCCTATCTTTTGTGCGGCAGGACAACACCCAAGCGGAGATCTTGCGCATCGAAGCGGGCTACATGCCTGTGCTGCCGTTGCTGATGCAGGCGCGAGCCGTTGGCGTCGAGTAG